ACCCCCGAGGATTCCTCCGAGGCGTTTTTCAAGCAGACCTCGGCTAACCTTGCGACCGCGGCCGCCAAGGCCGGGGTCGGTCACTACGTCGTACTGTCGATCGTCGGCGCTGATGTGATGGCAGCCCACGCCGGTTACATGCGCGGCAAGCTGGCCCAGGAGAGCGCCGCCGCCAACTCGGGAGTCCCCTGGACCGTGGTACGCGCCACCCAGTTTCACGAACTGGCAGAATCCATCACCGACTCCTTGATAACCGGTGACCAGGTACGCGCCCCCGAAGCGCTCATTCAAACCATCGACTCCGGGGAAGTCACTGCGATACTGGCCCGCATCGCCACCGGTTCGCCGTTCAACGCCATCCACAATGTCGGCGGCCCGCAGAAGATGTCCTTCGCCGACATGGCACGCACCGTTCTGGTGCACCAGAGCCGCGCACTCGATGTCCTCGATGACCCCACAGCGACGTACTACGGCCTGCCGGTCGACAACACGACACTCGTCACCGACGACGAAGCAGAACTGGGCACCACCCGTCTGGCCGACTGGCTGGCGCGCCGGTGACCGGGTACCCACCCTTCACACCATGACCGCCGTGCCCCGAAGCAATCAGGTGCGTCCCTAAGCGCACGACGATCTCACGCGACACCTCACCGTCGGGAACACCAACAGTGCCGACCTGCACCGGAATCACCGACTCCGGTGCGGCCCCACACCCGCGAAACCACATGCGACCGAAAGGGCCTGTCGTCAAGCAGGGGTCTGCTGCACGCATTGGTGGATTCTGACCTGTCTCAAATCGCGGTGTTGTAGTCCCATCCCGGACGCACCTCTCGCCTCCACCGCTTCGACGTGCATAAGAATCTCTAATCGATGTGAAGACTCATTAGCTGTACTTGATGGCAGCACGTCCCTACCGTCGAACCCGTGAACTCCCCGTTGCTGCTCGGCTTCCTGACCTCCATGGCGCTCATCGCCGCGATCGGCGCGCAGAACGCGTTCGTCCTGCGGCAGGGTATCCGTCGTGAGCATGTGCTGCCGGTGATCGCGGTGTGCACGGTGTCGGATCTGCTGCTGATCACGGCCGGCATCGCCGGGGTCGGCGCGGTGATCACCGCGCATCCCGACGCGGTGACGGTCGCGAAGATCGGCGGCGCGGCGTTCCTCATCGGCTACGGGGTGCTCGCGGCACGTCGCGCGTTCCGCCCCTCGACACTCAACCCCTCAGAACGCACGCCCGCGCGCCTCGCCGAGGTGCTCGTCACGTGCTTGGCGTTGACCTGGCTGAACCCGCATGTGTATCTCGACACCGTGGTGCTGTTGGGCACGCTGGCCAACGAACAACGCGAGCGGCGTTGGCTTTTCGGCGCGGGTGCGGTCGCAGCGAGCGCCGTATGGTTTCTGAGCCTCGGCCTCGGCGCGAAGCGGTTGGCCGGACTGTTCGCCACACCGATGACCTGGCGCATCCTCGACGGCGTGATCGCGGTGACGATGATCGCGCTCGGGCTGGGGATGGCGCTTTCGTAGACGGTCGCAGACGACGCACTTACTTCACGTGCGGGTCGAGCAGTTCGGCCCAGGCGTTGGTGAGTTTGTCGAATTCGTCTTGGCAGCCGTCCGCGCGCGCCTGGGGCAACAACCCCTGTGCGACGATGTCGGTGTTGGCGTCGGGATCAGATCCGTAGATCCAGCATTCGAAGTTGTAGGCGCGCGCCCCGTCCAGGGTGTG
This genomic window from Mycolicibacterium goodii contains:
- a CDS encoding SDR family oxidoreductase, with product MTESTKKITIIGATGLIGRQLVPLLNHAGHDVTEASRASGTDLLTGEGLDAALADADVVIDVINSATPEDSSEAFFKQTSANLATAAAKAGVGHYVVLSIVGADVMAAHAGYMRGKLAQESAAANSGVPWTVVRATQFHELAESITDSLITGDQVRAPEALIQTIDSGEVTAILARIATGSPFNAIHNVGGPQKMSFADMARTVLVHQSRALDVLDDPTATYYGLPVDNTTLVTDDEAELGTTRLADWLARR
- the lysE gene encoding L-lysine exporter; the encoded protein is MNSPLLLGFLTSMALIAAIGAQNAFVLRQGIRREHVLPVIAVCTVSDLLLITAGIAGVGAVITAHPDAVTVAKIGGAAFLIGYGVLAARRAFRPSTLNPSERTPARLAEVLVTCLALTWLNPHVYLDTVVLLGTLANEQRERRWLFGAGAVAASAVWFLSLGLGAKRLAGLFATPMTWRILDGVIAVTMIALGLGMALS